In a single window of the Roseiconus lacunae genome:
- a CDS encoding outer membrane protein assembly factor BamB family protein has product MRSTLSAAFCVFVALSCTALGFTSLGSSTASATDWRHWRGPTGNGVASKGTPPTSWSLDKNVKWKVAIPGRGSGSPIVVDDRVFVVTAVPTGRGGGSLPELSFQLHCFDRNSGQARWNKVAVVATPHQETHSTNGFASASPCSDGEHVYAHFGSRGLYCYTLKGELVWKREDFGRMETRSSFGEGSSPTLAGEKIIVPWDHEGASALYALDKRTGKTIWRTARDEPSCWATPLIIEHDGSRQVIMNGQNAARSYDLETGAELWRCGGQTVRPVASPVADDRYVYIGSGFRGAFMAAFKPGGRGDIEGTDKVVWTVDRDTPDIASPLLSDGRLYFHKGKSGILSCLDANTGKPHYAAERINSIRSTYASPVAAGGHVYLTGRGGTIVVIADSERFEIVSENTLGEGIDATPAPAGDELFIRGEQHLFCISKS; this is encoded by the coding sequence ATGCGTTCAACGTTATCTGCCGCGTTTTGTGTGTTCGTCGCACTGAGCTGTACCGCCCTGGGTTTCACCTCGCTAGGTTCGTCGACCGCTTCGGCGACTGACTGGCGTCATTGGCGTGGTCCGACCGGCAACGGAGTCGCGTCGAAGGGGACACCACCGACTTCGTGGTCCCTCGATAAGAATGTCAAATGGAAAGTCGCAATCCCTGGACGCGGTTCGGGTTCGCCGATTGTAGTCGATGACCGGGTGTTCGTTGTCACGGCAGTGCCGACCGGACGCGGCGGAGGATCGCTTCCCGAACTCAGTTTTCAGCTCCATTGTTTCGACCGAAATTCGGGGCAAGCACGGTGGAACAAAGTCGCTGTCGTTGCGACACCGCACCAGGAGACTCATTCGACCAATGGGTTCGCTTCGGCGTCGCCCTGCTCGGACGGCGAACACGTTTATGCCCATTTTGGGTCGCGCGGCTTGTACTGCTACACGCTCAAGGGCGAACTGGTGTGGAAACGGGAAGACTTCGGTCGCATGGAAACCCGGTCCAGTTTTGGCGAAGGCAGCTCGCCAACGTTAGCCGGTGAAAAGATTATTGTCCCCTGGGATCATGAAGGGGCTTCCGCGTTGTACGCTCTCGACAAGCGGACCGGCAAAACAATTTGGAGAACCGCTCGCGACGAACCAAGCTGTTGGGCGACACCGCTGATCATCGAACACGACGGAAGCCGGCAGGTGATCATGAATGGACAGAACGCGGCTCGTTCCTATGATCTTGAAACCGGAGCCGAGCTGTGGCGATGTGGCGGACAAACCGTTCGCCCGGTTGCTTCGCCAGTCGCCGACGATCGCTACGTTTACATCGGCAGTGGTTTCCGTGGCGCGTTTATGGCCGCATTCAAACCCGGCGGTCGTGGCGATATCGAAGGCACCGATAAAGTCGTCTGGACGGTCGATCGTGACACACCGGATATTGCCTCCCCCCTGTTGTCCGACGGTCGATTGTATTTCCACAAGGGCAAGAGCGGCATTCTTAGTTGCCTGGATGCGAACACGGGAAAGCCGCATTATGCCGCCGAGCGAATCAATAGCATTCGTTCGACCTACGCCTCGCCGGTCGCCGCCGGTGGTCATGTCTATTTGACCGGGCGCGGCGGAACGATTGTCGTCATCGCGGACTCAGAGCGTTTTGAAATCGTCTCGGAAAATACGCTTGGTGAAGGCATCGATGCGACGCCGGCGCCGGCGGGCGATGAATTGTTTATCCGAGGCGAACAACACCTTTTCTGTATTTCTAAGTCGTGA
- a CDS encoding Crp/Fnr family transcriptional regulator has protein sequence MLLEQTQLIQKIPICGGLKIETLRFILQQSSELDLTAGEFLFYEGDPGDSLFVVRCGSVVVERDWKGQPIVLARVGPGDCVGEMSLIDFQKRFASVRAETDCSVVRIPYIALTKLCKVDAEQYAMVMMNLGREVSRRLRIAGERLFRYQQELGHHWFDDELQYDA, from the coding sequence ATGCTGTTGGAACAGACGCAACTGATTCAAAAAATCCCGATCTGCGGCGGTTTGAAGATTGAAACGTTGCGTTTCATCTTGCAACAGTCCAGCGAGCTCGATCTCACCGCGGGCGAGTTTCTGTTCTACGAAGGTGACCCCGGGGACAGCCTGTTCGTGGTGCGATGCGGTTCGGTGGTCGTCGAGCGAGATTGGAAAGGCCAACCGATTGTTCTTGCCCGCGTCGGTCCGGGGGACTGTGTGGGGGAGATGTCGTTAATTGACTTTCAAAAACGCTTCGCATCCGTCCGTGCCGAAACAGACTGCTCGGTCGTGCGGATACCGTACATCGCTTTGACGAAGTTATGCAAAGTCGATGCCGAACAGTATGCGATGGTGATGATGAATCTCGGTCGCGAAGTCAGTCGTCGTTTGCGGATCGCCGGCGAACGGTTGTTTCGTTACCAACAAGAATTAGGGCATCACTGGTTTGATGATGAACTTCAATATGATGCTTGA
- a CDS encoding M20 family metallopeptidase, with protein sequence MSLVTHGGPSSPASDAIKYLRDLIAFPTVSSSSNVAITDHVATVLRQLGFAVTKSTYRDRAGVEKANLVAIRRPTGQVTDNTVSPDAGPDQSLAGGLAYFCHTDVVPAQNWIGPTDLSGSGRPDADPFHAVESEGRIYGRGACDMKGSLAAMLAAACRVSHESQRRPIWIVCTADEEVGFDGAKYLADHCTAFAELVRYDPVSIIGEPTELQVVHAHKGIRGIKLQATGKAGHSATDFGRNANESMVPVLQTLLEICQRTRRETTLLDDRFEPPVLSWNFGVSDHARAINITPDRSDAWVSFRPMPNIDGQQLIDEVTEVATQHGVSAEVIDGCAPMWTSPETAAVKMMETLSGSQARTVSYATDGGVWNQLNQRIVIGPGSIAQAHTVDEWITIEQLELGVRLYERSLQQWAC encoded by the coding sequence ATGAGCCTTGTGACCCACGGTGGTCCTTCTAGTCCCGCGTCTGATGCGATCAAGTATCTGCGTGATCTGATTGCGTTCCCAACGGTCAGTTCCTCTAGCAACGTTGCAATCACCGACCATGTCGCGACGGTCTTGCGGCAACTTGGATTTGCGGTAACCAAGTCGACTTACCGGGACCGCGCCGGCGTCGAGAAAGCCAACTTGGTCGCGATCCGCCGACCGACGGGGCAAGTCACCGACAATACTGTCTCGCCGGACGCCGGACCTGATCAGTCGCTCGCTGGAGGACTTGCCTATTTTTGCCATACCGATGTGGTTCCCGCTCAAAATTGGATCGGCCCAACGGATCTGTCCGGATCGGGGCGGCCTGACGCCGATCCGTTTCATGCTGTCGAATCGGAGGGGCGGATCTATGGCCGTGGTGCCTGCGACATGAAGGGGTCGCTGGCGGCAATGCTGGCCGCCGCGTGCCGTGTTTCGCACGAAAGTCAACGTCGGCCGATCTGGATCGTTTGTACCGCCGACGAAGAAGTCGGTTTCGATGGTGCGAAGTATCTCGCCGATCATTGCACCGCGTTTGCCGAACTGGTTCGTTACGATCCGGTGTCGATCATCGGTGAACCGACCGAGTTGCAGGTCGTCCACGCACACAAAGGAATCCGGGGAATCAAGTTACAAGCAACAGGCAAAGCGGGGCATAGCGCGACAGACTTCGGCAGGAACGCAAATGAATCGATGGTGCCCGTATTGCAGACTCTACTCGAGATCTGTCAGCGGACGCGACGTGAAACGACGTTGCTTGACGATCGGTTCGAACCACCGGTGCTTTCCTGGAACTTTGGCGTCAGCGATCATGCCCGCGCGATCAACATCACACCCGATCGTAGCGATGCCTGGGTTAGCTTTCGCCCGATGCCGAACATTGATGGGCAACAGCTGATCGACGAAGTGACCGAAGTGGCAACCCAGCACGGTGTAAGTGCCGAGGTCATTGACGGTTGTGCCCCAATGTGGACGTCACCCGAAACCGCTGCCGTGAAGATGATGGAAACACTCTCGGGCAGTCAGGCAAGAACGGTCAGCTATGCCACCGACGGTGGTGTCTGGAATCAGTTGAACCAGAGGATCGTGATCGGGCCGGGCAGCATCGCCCAAGCCCACACGGTCGACGAATGGATCACGATTGAACAACTTGAGCTGGGTGTCAGACTTTACGAGCGTTCACTGCAGCAGTGGGCCTGTTGA
- a CDS encoding Trm112 family protein: MIDDKLLKWIRCPISGQTLHPIEPEVLAALNEKISRREVRDRSDQLVEEGLQGGLVSESGEYLYPVRGGIPSLVIDSAISLDV, encoded by the coding sequence ATGATTGATGACAAGCTGCTGAAGTGGATTCGCTGCCCGATTTCAGGGCAAACCCTGCATCCAATCGAGCCTGAGGTGCTGGCCGCGTTAAACGAAAAAATTTCTCGTCGCGAGGTGCGGGATCGCTCCGATCAGCTTGTCGAGGAAGGCCTGCAGGGGGGACTTGTCAGCGAAAGCGGTGAGTATTTGTATCCCGTGCGCGGCGGCATCCCCAGCCTCGTGATCGACTCGGCAATCAGCCTCGACGTGTAA
- a CDS encoding universal stress protein gives MSESQQDDLGREVDAAMRMFEKSQVGEAAAITPIQPSRVLLVLDGSPQDATAIDSVAYLRERFNTETLVLDGRISGEDDITAAVIDRVTGSRPIKAEGEEPYDKVLAALKSHDVDMVILPCPFGRDLEKVGTDSAGTVIDVLLSRCAVPMLVIRRNDQTLGECVNQVSVVVGSECDVVPRAAAWAFGLSAERGTVGLNLVIEKEQFENIRSIVEALSEETTLDNESFTEALTKAHHAIHQAMAKTATSLSRSYHLRPLAGEISPPNPMQNQDRLLIVLPLEVDDRYGQGFAHDRIRRSPHPVLVIPGHVETSTE, from the coding sequence ATGTCAGAATCGCAACAAGACGACCTCGGTCGCGAAGTCGATGCGGCCATGCGGATGTTCGAAAAATCGCAAGTCGGGGAAGCCGCCGCGATCACCCCGATTCAACCCTCACGCGTTTTGCTCGTTCTCGACGGTTCGCCGCAAGATGCCACCGCGATCGATTCGGTCGCTTACCTGCGCGAGCGTTTTAATACCGAAACACTTGTACTCGACGGGCGAATTTCCGGCGAAGATGACATCACCGCGGCGGTGATCGATCGAGTCACCGGATCGCGGCCAATCAAGGCCGAAGGCGAAGAACCTTACGACAAAGTCTTGGCGGCACTCAAGTCACATGACGTCGACATGGTCATTCTTCCCTGCCCCTTCGGACGCGACCTCGAAAAAGTCGGCACCGATAGCGCCGGCACCGTGATCGATGTCCTGCTCTCTCGGTGTGCAGTGCCAATGCTGGTCATCCGCCGAAATGATCAAACCCTTGGCGAATGTGTCAATCAAGTCTCGGTCGTCGTCGGCAGCGAATGCGATGTCGTCCCCCGAGCCGCCGCGTGGGCGTTCGGCTTGTCGGCCGAACGTGGCACCGTCGGGCTGAATTTGGTGATCGAAAAAGAACAGTTCGAAAACATTCGTTCGATCGTCGAAGCCCTGTCCGAAGAAACGACGCTGGACAACGAATCGTTCACCGAAGCGCTTACCAAAGCCCACCACGCCATCCATCAAGCGATGGCAAAGACCGCGACCTCGCTCTCGCGAAGTTATCATCTCCGCCCGTTGGCGGGTGAGATTTCACCGCCCAACCCGATGCAAAACCAAGACCGCTTGCTGATCGTCTTGCCGCTGGAAGTGGACGATCGATACGGTCAAGGTTTCGCCCATGATCGGATTCGCCGCAGCCCCCATCCGGTGCTGGTCATCCCCGGTCATGTTGAGACATCGACCGAATAA
- the miaE gene encoding tRNA-(ms[2]io[6]A)-hydroxylase has translation MLHLQSESTTRWLAQVDENLDEVLIDHAHCERKAASTAMSLMNSYTENRKLCEEMARIVEEELEHYFMVLDLLEKRSIVFQRLQSGHYGRELNSLTRPQEPHRAVDRLLIASLIEARSCERFRLLAEHIRDRDEELATFYEGLFESEARHHTTYVKLAEQFASRKTVMDRLDQLSTQETAIIAKGSPLARMHS, from the coding sequence ATGCTGCATCTCCAATCCGAATCGACCACGCGTTGGTTGGCACAAGTCGACGAGAACTTGGACGAAGTTTTAATCGACCACGCCCATTGCGAACGAAAAGCCGCCTCGACCGCAATGAGCTTGATGAATTCTTACACCGAAAATCGCAAACTCTGTGAAGAGATGGCGAGGATCGTGGAGGAGGAACTGGAGCATTACTTTATGGTTCTCGACCTGCTAGAGAAACGCTCGATTGTCTTCCAACGATTGCAAAGTGGACACTATGGTCGCGAACTCAACTCGTTGACTCGGCCCCAAGAACCCCACCGCGCGGTCGATCGATTACTAATCGCTTCGCTGATCGAAGCGCGAAGCTGCGAGCGTTTCCGCCTGCTCGCCGAACACATTCGCGACCGCGACGAAGAACTCGCGACCTTCTATGAAGGTTTGTTCGAATCCGAAGCACGCCATCACACGACCTACGTCAAGCTCGCCGAACAGTTCGCCTCGCGCAAGACGGTGATGGATCGTCTGGACCAACTGTCCACTCAAGAGACTGCCATCATTGCCAAGGGAAGTCCACTAGCTCGGATGCATAGCTGA
- the ftsY gene encoding signal recognition particle-docking protein FtsY, whose amino-acid sequence MAFWRSKKKSDDSSPPNTPGDSNSAPSDDSPEAADTGGLFGRFRSGLEKTRRTLNTDIRDLFKDEGRLVDDEFLGELFAKLIRTDMGAGPAEELRDEVAKQYRGRKVQLNDVIESITEQTRTMLRQDEAPLNLGDPPSVVLVVGVNGSGKTTSIGKVAHFLTTSGKKVVLGAGDTFRAAAVQQLTIWSERIGCDIVTGKQGADPASVAFQTVDKALQSGADVAIIDTAGRLQTQSNLMQELEKIRRVVEKKLGREPDEVLLVLDATAGQNALSQAKGFSEAAGCTGIVLAKLDGSARGGVILPIRRQFSLPVKFVGLGEGIEDIAKFDADSFAKALFAD is encoded by the coding sequence ATGGCTTTTTGGCGTTCAAAAAAGAAATCCGACGACTCCTCGCCCCCCAATACACCTGGCGATTCGAATTCGGCCCCCTCCGACGATTCGCCTGAGGCCGCCGACACAGGCGGCCTCTTCGGTCGCTTCCGCAGTGGTTTGGAGAAAACCCGTCGCACCCTGAACACCGACATTCGTGACCTGTTCAAGGACGAGGGCCGCTTGGTCGACGACGAGTTCCTGGGAGAACTATTCGCGAAATTGATCCGCACCGACATGGGTGCCGGACCGGCTGAGGAACTGCGGGACGAAGTCGCGAAACAATACCGCGGCCGCAAAGTCCAACTCAATGACGTGATCGAGTCGATTACCGAGCAAACGCGGACGATGCTCCGCCAGGACGAGGCGCCACTGAATCTTGGTGATCCCCCCAGTGTCGTCTTGGTCGTCGGTGTCAACGGAAGCGGCAAAACAACGTCGATCGGTAAGGTCGCTCATTTCTTGACCACCAGCGGCAAGAAGGTCGTACTCGGCGCCGGCGATACCTTTCGCGCCGCCGCCGTTCAACAACTAACCATCTGGTCGGAACGCATCGGCTGCGACATCGTGACCGGAAAACAAGGTGCCGATCCGGCCAGCGTCGCGTTTCAGACGGTCGATAAAGCCCTGCAGTCCGGAGCCGATGTGGCGATCATCGATACCGCCGGCCGCCTGCAAACCCAGTCCAATCTGATGCAGGAACTGGAAAAGATTCGCCGCGTAGTCGAAAAGAAACTCGGCCGTGAACCCGACGAAGTGCTGCTGGTACTCGATGCGACTGCCGGGCAAAACGCGCTTAGCCAAGCCAAAGGGTTTAGCGAGGCAGCCGGATGCACCGGTATTGTACTTGCGAAGCTCGACGGCTCGGCACGCGGTGGTGTGATCCTGCCAATTCGCCGCCAGTTCTCGCTGCCGGTGAAATTTGTCGGCCTCGGCGAAGGCATCGAAGACATTGCAAAATTCGATGCCGATAGTTTTGCCAAAGCTTTATTTGCGGATTGA
- a CDS encoding porin — translation MNASANDSIELVSHCAAACDCGEPVCGCEAVDSYCDPCGDACDSGCDSLFGCGSGSLLSGLGSDCCLGEQWSLFGEHCGWTAGGWIQMGYHNNALPLFNSRPDEFQLHQAWLYAEKAIDTSCGFDIGGRIDYVYGTDSQDTQAFGIDNDHWDNGWDNGNDYGHALPQVYMEAGYGDLSVKVGHFYTIIGWEVVTAPDNFFYSHAYTMYNSEPFTHTGALATYNVSDNVTAYGGYVFGWDSGFEDNGDAFLGGLSVGLSDDLTLTYATVGGRFADNSAANERGYMHSIVADLALTDNLQYIFQSDVLDTENNAGALVRETFGINQYLIYTVSDCVAFGGRFEWYNQEGVFLNDNGTPGNDADDFAQESDIYALTLGMNYRPHANVIVRPEIRWDWDDDLLAGLDEGDDQTTFGFDTIFMF, via the coding sequence ATGAACGCCAGCGCTAACGACTCGATTGAATTGGTTTCTCACTGTGCAGCAGCTTGCGATTGTGGCGAGCCGGTTTGCGGATGTGAAGCTGTCGATAGCTACTGCGATCCTTGTGGAGACGCTTGTGACAGTGGATGCGATTCGCTCTTCGGCTGCGGCAGCGGATCGCTCCTGTCAGGCCTTGGTAGCGATTGCTGCCTAGGCGAGCAGTGGTCACTTTTCGGTGAGCACTGCGGCTGGACCGCAGGTGGTTGGATCCAAATGGGATATCACAACAACGCTTTGCCGTTGTTCAACAGCCGTCCCGATGAGTTTCAACTGCACCAAGCATGGTTGTACGCTGAAAAAGCAATCGACACCTCGTGCGGATTCGACATCGGTGGACGGATTGATTACGTCTACGGTACCGATTCGCAAGACACCCAGGCGTTCGGCATCGATAACGATCACTGGGACAATGGCTGGGACAACGGCAACGACTACGGTCACGCCCTGCCCCAGGTCTACATGGAAGCTGGCTACGGCGATTTGTCCGTCAAAGTCGGTCACTTTTACACCATCATCGGATGGGAAGTCGTGACCGCCCCGGACAACTTCTTCTACAGCCACGCTTACACGATGTACAACAGCGAGCCGTTCACCCACACCGGTGCTCTGGCGACGTACAACGTTAGCGACAACGTGACCGCTTACGGTGGATACGTGTTCGGTTGGGACAGCGGTTTCGAAGACAACGGCGACGCTTTCCTAGGCGGACTGTCGGTTGGATTGAGCGACGACTTGACCCTGACCTACGCGACCGTTGGTGGACGCTTTGCCGACAACAGCGCTGCGAACGAACGTGGCTACATGCACTCGATCGTTGCCGACTTGGCACTGACCGATAACCTGCAATACATCTTCCAAAGCGATGTACTTGACACGGAAAACAACGCCGGTGCTCTGGTTCGTGAAACCTTCGGCATCAACCAGTACCTGATCTACACCGTCAGCGACTGCGTTGCATTCGGCGGACGCTTCGAATGGTACAACCAAGAAGGCGTGTTCCTCAACGACAACGGAACCCCAGGCAACGATGCCGACGATTTCGCTCAAGAGTCAGACATTTACGCTCTGACCCTTGGCATGAACTATCGTCCGCACGCCAATGTCATCGTCCGTCCAGAAATCCGCTGGGATTGGGACGACGACTTGTTGGCCGGACTGGATGAAGGTGACGACCAAACCACCTTCGGTTTCGACACGATCTTCATGTTCTAG
- a CDS encoding porin has product MAGGPAAGNLHAHYQAAPGASGQVAQVGFNEVNCGCETPCDCDSSSCDAGAMDCGCSEPACGCEVIGDACDMGCDSGCDSGCGGAILDGSLACKLGECDLGDPFSLFGEACGFSAGGWVQMGYHNNALPLFNSRPDEFQLHQAWLWAEKAIDTSCGFDIGGRIDYVYGTDSQDTQAFGIDNDHWDNDWDNGNDYGHALPQLYLEAGYGDLSVKVGHFYTIIGWEVVTAPDNFFYSHAYTMYNSEPFTHTGALATYNVSDNVTAYGGYVFGWDSGFEDNGDAFLGGLSVGLSDDLTVTYATVGGRFADDRITTEQGYMHSIVADVTLTDNLQYIFQSDLLDTENNAGALVRETFGINQYLIYTVSDCVAFGGRFEWYNQEGVFLNDNGTPGNDADDFAQESDIYALTLGMNYKPHANVIVRPEIRWDWDDDLLAGLDEGDDQTTFGIDTIFMF; this is encoded by the coding sequence ATGGCCGGTGGCCCCGCTGCCGGAAACCTGCACGCCCACTACCAAGCCGCGCCGGGCGCGAGCGGGCAGGTCGCACAAGTCGGTTTCAACGAAGTGAACTGCGGATGTGAAACCCCTTGCGATTGTGATTCGTCCAGCTGCGACGCTGGCGCGATGGATTGTGGCTGTTCGGAACCGGCGTGTGGTTGCGAAGTCATCGGCGACGCTTGCGATATGGGATGCGACAGTGGCTGCGATAGCGGCTGCGGCGGCGCGATCCTTGACGGCTCACTTGCCTGCAAGCTTGGCGAATGCGACTTGGGCGATCCCTTCAGCCTGTTTGGCGAAGCATGCGGATTCTCGGCAGGTGGCTGGGTCCAAATGGGCTACCACAACAACGCTTTGCCGTTGTTCAATAGCCGTCCCGATGAGTTTCAACTGCACCAAGCGTGGCTGTGGGCTGAAAAAGCAATTGACACCTCGTGCGGATTCGACATCGGTGGACGGATTGATTACGTCTACGGTACCGATTCGCAGGACACCCAGGCGTTCGGCATCGACAACGATCACTGGGACAATGACTGGGACAACGGCAACGACTACGGTCACGCCCTGCCCCAGTTGTACTTGGAAGCTGGCTACGGCGATTTGTCCGTCAAAGTCGGTCACTTTTACACCATCATCGGATGGGAAGTCGTGACCGCCCCGGACAACTTCTTCTACAGCCACGCTTACACGATGTACAACAGCGAGCCGTTCACCCACACCGGTGCTCTGGCGACGTACAACGTTAGCGACAACGTGACCGCTTACGGTGGATACGTGTTCGGTTGGGACAGCGGTTTCGAAGACAACGGCGACGCTTTCCTAGGCGGATTGTCGGTTGGATTGAGCGACGACCTGACCGTCACCTACGCGACCGTTGGTGGACGCTTTGCTGACGATCGGATCACGACCGAGCAAGGCTACATGCACTCGATCGTTGCTGACGTAACACTGACCGATAACTTGCAATACATTTTCCAAAGCGACTTGCTTGACACGGAAAACAACGCCGGTGCTCTGGTTCGTGAAACCTTCGGCATCAACCAGTACCTGATCTACACCGTCAGCGACTGCGTTGCGTTCGGTGGCCGCTTCGAATGGTACAACCAAGAAGGCGTGTTCCTCAACGATAACGGAACCCCAGGCAACGATGCCGACGATTTCGCTCAAGAGTCAGACATTTACGCTCTGACCCTTGGCATGAACTACAAGCCACACGCCAATGTCATCGTCCGTCCAGAAATCCGCTGGGATTGGGACGACGACTTGTTGGCCGGACTGGATGAAGGTGACGACCAAACCACCTTCGGTATCGACACGATCTTCATGTTCTAG
- a CDS encoding DUF4956 domain-containing protein: protein MEFLEVPLYDDDIFKLLVRLAIDLFFLSLITVFAIYPGQRERDFAFTAVMLNLIVFFICFTMKKLELDLGLALGLFAVFGVLRYRTDAIRPKEMTYLFIVIGIGVINSLSNKKTSYAEIMLVNSLIFAGMMLKEWIVGRDRNGASESQNGQVIAKNGSNKPKNEAAGNGQSGKAFKASKLTIEYDRIEWLGDSHRGNLMADLRERTGLDITKLEIKTVDLVLNKATLTIWTTVPGNGSPTPS from the coding sequence ATGGAATTTCTTGAAGTCCCGCTCTACGACGATGACATCTTTAAGTTGCTCGTCCGGCTTGCGATCGATCTATTTTTTCTCTCCCTGATCACCGTATTCGCAATCTATCCCGGCCAGCGCGAACGCGACTTCGCGTTTACGGCGGTGATGTTGAATCTGATCGTGTTCTTCATCTGCTTCACGATGAAGAAGCTGGAACTCGATCTTGGGCTTGCTTTGGGCTTGTTCGCCGTCTTCGGAGTATTGCGTTATCGCACCGATGCGATTCGTCCCAAGGAGATGACCTACCTGTTCATCGTCATCGGCATTGGCGTCATCAATTCGCTCTCGAACAAGAAAACCAGCTACGCCGAAATCATGCTGGTCAACAGCCTGATCTTTGCCGGAATGATGCTGAAAGAATGGATCGTGGGCCGCGATCGTAACGGCGCCAGTGAATCTCAGAACGGGCAAGTCATCGCAAAGAACGGCTCGAACAAACCCAAAAATGAGGCCGCCGGAAATGGGCAATCTGGCAAGGCATTCAAAGCCAGCAAGCTGACCATCGAATACGACCGCATCGAATGGCTGGGTGATTCTCATCGTGGCAATCTGATGGCTGACCTTCGTGAACGAACGGGATTGGACATCACCAAACTGGAAATCAAAACTGTCGACTTGGTGCTCAACAAAGCCACACTCACGATTTGGACGACGGTTCCGGGCAATGGAAGCCCGACACCGAGCTAG